AGGAGGTCTTCGAGGTCGTCGACCGCAACTGGCGCGGCATCGGCCGCATCCCCGCCAGCGGCTGGCGGCTGTCCGACGCCTTCCGGGCCTACGACGCCGAGTACCGTTTCGACGTCACCGGCATCCGCACCGAGGAACCCGCGGTGTGCCGCGCCGGAGAGGTGCTGCAGGGGCTGATCAAGCCGACCGAGTGCGAGGCCTTCGGCACCGCCTGCACCCCGCGCACCCCGCTCGGCGCCACCATGGTCTCAACCGAGGGCGCCTGCGCCGCCTACTACCTGTACCGCCGGATGGCGGACGGTCCGGCACAGCGGGGATCGCGCATCCCGCGGGAGGAGCTGAACTCCATTGGCTGACCTGGCTACCGAAGCGGCCGTCGACCCCGCGAACTGGACCTGCCCCGCACCCCTGCGCGACCAGCCGGTGGTCGTCATGGGCCACGGCGGCGGCGGCGCCCTGTCCGCCGAACTGATCGAGCAGGTCTTCGCCCCCGCCTACGGCAACCCCACCCTGGCCGCCCTCACCGACTCGGCCGTCCTGGACCTGGGCGGCGCCCGGCTGGCCTTCTCCACCGACTCCTACGTGGTACGGCCGCTGTTCTTCCCCGGCGGCAGCCTCGGCGACCTCGCCGTCAACGGCACGGTGAACGACCTGGCGATGAGCGGCGCCCGGCCCGCCTACCTGTCCACCGCCTTCGTGCTGGAAGAGGGCGTGGAGATCGACGTCGTCAGCCGGATCGCGCACGCCATCGGCGCGGCGGCCGAGGCCGCCGGCGTCACCGTCGCCACCGGCGACACCAAGGTGGTCGAGTCCGGGCACGGTGACGGCGTCTACGTCACCACCGCCGGCGTCGGCCTCGTACCGGACGGCGTCGACATCCGCCCGCAGCGTGCCCGGCCGGGTGACGCCGTCCTCGTCAGCGGACCCATCGGGCTGCACGGCGTGGCCATCATGAGCGTGCGCGAGGGCCTGGAGTTCGGCGTCGAGATCGCCTCCGACACCGCGCCCCTGGCCGGCCTCGTGGCGGCCATGCTGGCGGTCACACAGGACATCCACGTGCTGCGCGACCCGACCCGGGGCGGGCTCGGCGCGTCCCTGAACGAGATCGCCCGCGCCTCCGGCACCGGAGTCCGGCTGCGGGAGCGGGCCATCCCGGTGCCGGACGAGGTCGCGAACGCCTGTGGATTCCTCGGCCTGGACCCGCTGTACGTCGCGAACGAGGGCCGGCTCGTCGCCTTCGTACCCCCGGAGCACGCCGAGGCGGTCCTGGCGGCGATGCGGGCCCATCCGCAGGGCGCGGGCGCGGCCCGTATCGGTGAGTGCGTGGCGGAGCACCCGGGAATGGTCGTCGTGGCCACCGGCCTCGGCGGCACCCGGGTGGTGGACCTGCCCCTGGGCGAGCAACTGCCCCGCATCTGCTGAGCCCGGCCCGCCCGGCCCCGTACTCAGTGCGGGGCCGGGGCCGGGGCGACCCCCGTGATCTCCAGTTCCCGTCCGCTGCGCAGCTCCTGAGAGGGACGGTCGCAGCGCGGGCACCAGAAGAACGGCGGCATGCCGAGCGCGAACTCCTCCGCACAGCCGCCGCACCAGGCCCGCGCGCTCACCTGCTCCACCACGAGCCGCGCCCCGGCGAGCGCCGTACCGTCGCGGGCCACCTCGAAGGCGAAGTGCAGGGCGTCCGGCACCACACCCGCCAGTTCGCCGACCCGGACGGTCACGCAGGAGACGCCCTCGGCGCCGTCGGCGCGGGCGATCTCCTCCGCCTGCTCCACGATCGCGGTCGCGATCGACAGCTCGTGCACGGCCGGCTCAGGGATAACGGCGGTTGGCGCGCAGCCCACCGGTCATCCGGTAGATCCTCAACTCGCGCATCACGCCGGGGAGTTCTTTGATGAACAGCGTGAGCAGCACCCCGCCGACGAGGGCGGCCTGCGCGAGCAGCACCTGACGTACGGACATCGTCGACCTCCTGGCCGGACAGCGCTTCCTCACGGTCTCTCCCTGCTCTCTCATCCCGGTGAGATGTTCGGCATCGCGTCCAGCAGGGCGTCATGCCGCTTCCAGTGGATCCCCGTGGAGCGGCGCGCGTCAGCGGTGCCGTCCACGTGGTGTCCGCTCTGATGCTTGTACGGGCCCTTGTTGCCCTGGTGCAGACCGCGCACATGCGTCGGTGTGTCGGGCCGCGCCTGGGGGTGGCCCACTCGGATGGTCCCCATGATCGATCTCCTTCCC
Above is a genomic segment from Streptomyces fodineus containing:
- the hypA gene encoding hydrogenase maturation nickel metallochaperone HypA, encoding MHELSIATAIVEQAEEIARADGAEGVSCVTVRVGELAGVVPDALHFAFEVARDGTALAGARLVVEQVSARAWCGGCAEEFALGMPPFFWCPRCDRPSQELRSGRELEITGVAPAPAPH
- the hypE gene encoding hydrogenase expression/formation protein HypE, which codes for MADLATEAAVDPANWTCPAPLRDQPVVVMGHGGGGALSAELIEQVFAPAYGNPTLAALTDSAVLDLGGARLAFSTDSYVVRPLFFPGGSLGDLAVNGTVNDLAMSGARPAYLSTAFVLEEGVEIDVVSRIAHAIGAAAEAAGVTVATGDTKVVESGHGDGVYVTTAGVGLVPDGVDIRPQRARPGDAVLVSGPIGLHGVAIMSVREGLEFGVEIASDTAPLAGLVAAMLAVTQDIHVLRDPTRGGLGASLNEIARASGTGVRLRERAIPVPDEVANACGFLGLDPLYVANEGRLVAFVPPEHAEAVLAAMRAHPQGAGAARIGECVAEHPGMVVVATGLGGTRVVDLPLGEQLPRIC